A region of Maridesulfovibrio sp. DNA encodes the following proteins:
- the hcp gene encoding hydroxylamine reductase: MFCNQCEQTAKGQGCTVKGVCGKTTEVSAIQDLLVQLLVELGTVASVARKEGVAVSNEVNRLTAEAVFSTLTNVNFDDERFVPVIKKVAAARDELAGKVSADCGEFTKVADSAAELSKQGEAFPVTSFDENEDLRSLKQILVYGLKGVAAYTDHAAILGLEDDDLYAQIHEALSVVPQQLGLEELVGWAMKCGEMNLKAMELLDAGNTGTYGHPVPTEVPLGAKAGKAILVSGHDLKDLRQLLEQTEGTGINIYTHGEMLPCHGYPELKKFDHFYGHYGTAWQNQAKEFAEFPGAILMTTNCIQKPVESYKGNIFTTGLVGWPGVTHVANGDFSSVIEKAKELPGFAADTDNGSVLCGFARNTVLGVADKVIEGVKAGAIKHFFLVGGCDGAKPGRNYYTDFVEQAPEDTVILTLACGKFRFFDKKLGDIGGIPRLLDIGQCNDAYSAIQIAVALAGAFECGVNDLPLSLILSWYEQKAVSILLTLLHLGIKDIRLGPSLPAFVTPNVLNFLVENFNIMPISTPEEDLKAILG; the protein is encoded by the coding sequence ATGTTTTGCAACCAGTGTGAACAGACAGCTAAGGGACAGGGCTGCACCGTAAAGGGTGTATGCGGTAAAACTACTGAAGTATCCGCCATTCAGGATCTTCTGGTTCAGCTTCTTGTTGAGCTTGGGACTGTAGCCTCTGTAGCCCGTAAAGAAGGTGTCGCGGTTTCCAATGAAGTTAACCGTCTCACAGCCGAAGCAGTATTTTCCACCCTGACCAACGTCAACTTCGACGATGAAAGATTTGTTCCGGTCATCAAGAAAGTTGCTGCCGCCCGTGACGAACTGGCCGGTAAGGTCAGCGCTGACTGTGGTGAATTCACAAAGGTCGCAGACTCTGCTGCAGAGCTGAGCAAGCAGGGTGAAGCATTTCCTGTAACTTCTTTTGATGAAAATGAAGATCTGCGTTCCCTGAAGCAGATTCTTGTATACGGCCTCAAGGGTGTAGCTGCTTATACCGATCATGCCGCGATTCTCGGTCTGGAAGACGATGATCTTTACGCCCAGATTCATGAAGCCCTTTCCGTTGTCCCGCAGCAGCTGGGTCTTGAAGAGCTGGTCGGCTGGGCCATGAAGTGCGGCGAGATGAACCTCAAGGCCATGGAACTGCTTGATGCAGGAAACACCGGAACTTACGGTCATCCCGTACCCACAGAAGTACCTCTCGGAGCCAAGGCCGGTAAAGCCATCCTTGTTTCCGGTCACGATCTCAAGGATCTTCGTCAGCTTCTCGAGCAGACTGAAGGAACCGGAATCAATATTTATACCCATGGCGAAATGCTGCCCTGCCACGGTTACCCCGAGCTGAAGAAGTTTGACCATTTCTACGGTCATTACGGAACAGCATGGCAGAATCAGGCCAAGGAATTTGCAGAGTTTCCCGGTGCCATTCTCATGACCACCAACTGTATCCAGAAGCCTGTTGAAAGCTATAAGGGCAATATTTTTACTACCGGACTTGTTGGCTGGCCCGGAGTTACCCATGTTGCAAATGGTGATTTTTCCTCAGTGATTGAAAAGGCCAAGGAACTGCCCGGTTTTGCGGCGGATACTGATAATGGCTCAGTGCTTTGCGGCTTTGCCCGTAACACGGTTCTCGGTGTGGCAGATAAGGTAATCGAAGGAGTGAAGGCCGGTGCTATCAAGCATTTCTTCCTCGTCGGCGGTTGTGACGGTGCTAAGCCCGGACGTAACTACTATACTGATTTTGTAGAGCAGGCTCCCGAAGATACCGTAATTTTGACTCTCGCCTGCGGTAAGTTCCGTTTCTTTGACAAGAAGCTCGGCGACATCGGGGGAATTCCCCGTCTGCTGGATATCGGACAGTGCAATGATGCTTACTCCGCAATCCAGATCGCGGTTGCTCTTGCAGGTGCGTTTGAGTGCGGCGTCAATGACCTGCCCCTGTCCCTGATCCTTTCATGGTACGAGCAGAAGGCAGTGTCCATTCTGCTGACCCTGCTGCATCTTGGCATCAAGGACATTCGCCTCGGACCCTCCCTGCCCGCATTCGTAACCCCCAACGTGCTGAACTTCCTTGTTGAAAATTTCAACATTATGCCTATCAGCACACCAGAAGAAGATCTCAAGGCAATTCTCGGTTAG
- a CDS encoding 4Fe-4S binding protein: MKVLRKMISIDEELCDGCGQCVPGCEEGALQIIDGKARLVAEKYCDGLGACLGECPTGALKVIEVEADDFDPEAVKELLTEQGREVPDHMPDPKSLHIGSSKPASGGCGCAGSKIEAFAPAASPCQQANVPTDTEAGPSQLTHWPIQIRLVPADAPFLKGADLLLTADCVAVSLPGYHERFLPGKKVLMGCPKFDDVQLYAQRLAEIFSVSGIKSITVLEMEVPCCSNFSRIVAAALKEAGADIPAEKVIVKRTGEIKARTSLDQPVPL, encoded by the coding sequence ATGAAAGTATTACGTAAGATGATCAGTATAGATGAAGAGCTCTGCGACGGTTGCGGCCAGTGCGTGCCGGGCTGTGAAGAAGGCGCGTTGCAGATTATTGACGGCAAAGCCAGGCTTGTTGCGGAGAAGTATTGCGACGGTCTGGGTGCTTGCCTTGGCGAATGTCCCACCGGTGCTCTTAAGGTAATTGAAGTGGAAGCTGACGACTTTGACCCTGAAGCTGTCAAGGAGCTATTGACAGAGCAGGGGCGTGAGGTTCCTGATCACATGCCTGATCCTAAAAGTCTTCATATTGGCAGCTCAAAACCTGCCTCCGGCGGCTGCGGCTGTGCGGGGTCTAAGATTGAAGCTTTCGCTCCTGCCGCATCTCCATGTCAGCAGGCCAATGTTCCCACTGATACAGAGGCCGGCCCGTCACAGCTGACCCACTGGCCGATTCAGATCCGTCTGGTGCCTGCCGATGCTCCTTTCCTCAAGGGAGCGGACCTGCTGCTGACCGCTGACTGTGTGGCGGTTTCACTTCCTGGTTATCATGAAAGATTTCTGCCCGGTAAGAAGGTGCTCATGGGCTGCCCCAAGTTTGATGATGTGCAGTTGTATGCACAGCGGTTGGCTGAGATCTTCAGCGTAAGCGGTATCAAATCCATTACCGTGCTGGAAATGGAAGTGCCGTGCTGTTCCAACTTCAGCAGGATTGTTGCTGCGGCATTGAAGGAGGCCGGGGCGGATATTCCGGCTGAAAAGGTTATTGTAAAGCGTACTGGTGAAATTAAGGCTAGGACCTCTCTTGATCAGCCGGTGCCGCTTTAG
- a CDS encoding purine-nucleoside phosphorylase produces MTSPESIYTISRHILEKIDNFQATTTGIILGSGLGEAITRLDSAIKIPYAEIPGIPQSTVKGHSGCLIYGFMGEKPILVFSGRFHLYEGYDAAEACIPVRVMGELGIKRIFITNAAGALNPQFDAGDLMLITDQINFTGQSPLTGPNNDTWGVRFPDMSKVYNEDLRAIATAAAKDKGIRLERGVYVQVTGPNLETPAETRMFKRLGADAVGMSTAIEAIAAVHMGIKVMGIACLTNKNLPDCMAETTHEAVIEQAAKSSAAMSALIQEIISRLD; encoded by the coding sequence ATGACCTCCCCGGAATCTATTTATACTATTAGCAGGCATATACTAGAAAAGATAGATAATTTTCAAGCCACAACCACCGGAATCATTCTCGGTTCCGGCCTTGGCGAAGCTATCACCCGTCTCGATTCGGCAATTAAAATCCCCTACGCCGAAATCCCCGGCATACCGCAATCCACAGTCAAGGGTCATTCAGGCTGTCTAATATACGGATTTATGGGAGAAAAACCAATACTTGTCTTCAGCGGGCGATTCCACCTCTACGAAGGCTACGATGCCGCAGAAGCATGCATTCCGGTCAGGGTGATGGGTGAACTGGGCATAAAACGGATTTTCATCACCAATGCCGCAGGAGCGCTCAATCCGCAATTTGACGCCGGCGACCTGATGCTGATCACCGACCAGATCAATTTCACCGGCCAATCTCCACTCACCGGCCCAAACAATGATACTTGGGGAGTCCGTTTCCCGGACATGAGCAAAGTCTACAACGAAGACCTGAGGGCCATCGCCACTGCCGCAGCCAAAGATAAAGGGATACGCCTTGAACGAGGCGTTTACGTGCAGGTAACCGGACCCAACCTCGAAACCCCGGCAGAAACACGCATGTTCAAACGTCTTGGAGCCGATGCCGTGGGCATGTCCACCGCCATTGAAGCCATTGCCGCAGTTCACATGGGCATCAAGGTCATGGGCATAGCCTGCCTGACCAACAAGAACCTTCCGGACTGCATGGCTGAAACAACTCATGAAGCTGTGATTGAGCAGGCCGCAAAATCCTCAGCCGCCATGTCCGCACTGATTCAAGAAATTATTTCCCGGCTTGATTGA
- a CDS encoding MotA/TolQ/ExbB proton channel family protein, with amino-acid sequence MDFSTLIGMLVGLSLVVGAIFIGGAVDVFVNVPGMMIVIGGTLASICVAFPFEEVLQAMLAGFKAFASRKVKVNEVVNIMVKVAEISRREGLIALENVQTENVVLRKSCQLIADNADPELIRATLQIEISAMKRRHKIAQDVYKRLAGLAPAFGMLGTLIGLVQMLSNLQDPAAIGPAMAVAILTTFYGSLLATLLFIPIGAKLKARTLQEQLHLEIIFEGAKSILENNNPRLVYEKLSSFQAPKDRSGD; translated from the coding sequence ATGGATTTTTCCACTTTGATCGGGATGCTGGTCGGGCTTTCCCTTGTTGTCGGAGCAATATTTATCGGCGGTGCGGTTGATGTATTTGTCAATGTTCCCGGCATGATGATTGTTATTGGCGGAACTCTGGCCTCAATCTGCGTGGCTTTTCCTTTTGAGGAAGTTCTGCAGGCCATGCTTGCGGGCTTCAAGGCCTTTGCTTCAAGGAAAGTAAAGGTCAACGAAGTTGTCAATATCATGGTCAAGGTTGCTGAAATCAGCCGCCGTGAGGGTTTGATCGCCCTTGAAAATGTTCAGACCGAAAATGTTGTTCTGCGTAAATCCTGCCAGTTGATTGCAGATAACGCTGATCCTGAACTCATCCGCGCCACTTTGCAGATTGAGATTTCAGCTATGAAGAGGCGTCATAAAATCGCCCAGGACGTGTACAAACGCCTTGCGGGGCTGGCTCCCGCTTTCGGAATGCTCGGTACCCTGATCGGTCTGGTCCAGATGCTGTCCAACCTTCAGGATCCCGCAGCCATCGGTCCGGCCATGGCGGTTGCTATCCTGACCACTTTTTACGGCTCCCTGCTGGCAACCCTGCTTTTTATCCCCATCGGGGCCAAGCTTAAAGCAAGAACCCTGCAGGAGCAGTTGCATCTTGAAATTATTTTTGAGGGTGCCAAGTCTATTCTTGAGAATAACAACCCCCGTCTGGTTTATGAAAAACTTTCTTCATTTCAGGCTCCCAAGGACAGGAGCGGAGATTAG
- a CDS encoding flagellar motor protein MotB: protein MDDELLSGSLMAEDDADEDDSNEWITTFADLSMLLLVFFILLYSMSEIDAKKFDMTFQSVSKSISGKMQKIATSKVSREEAGAILNQVVTRRQIIKAQRKVFEDVKYLQTTKGVEGIMSAKFEDGKIIIKLPSDVLFDAGNVQLSKKGQAAVKALKNFFITHPDQYINIKGYTDDTQPGTKSRLKDNWEISSLRAVNVLRYLMKMGIKPNRLTATGLGEMDPLVPNNSPRNRQRNRRVEFVLDKIMTGP from the coding sequence ATGGATGATGAACTTCTGAGCGGTTCTCTGATGGCTGAAGATGATGCTGATGAGGATGATTCCAATGAGTGGATAACCACCTTTGCGGATTTATCCATGCTGCTGCTGGTCTTCTTTATCCTGCTTTATTCCATGTCCGAAATTGATGCCAAAAAGTTTGATATGACTTTTCAGTCTGTCAGTAAATCAATCAGCGGAAAAATGCAGAAAATCGCCACGAGCAAGGTTTCCCGTGAAGAGGCCGGGGCCATTCTCAATCAGGTTGTCACCCGCAGGCAGATCATCAAGGCCCAGCGCAAGGTCTTTGAGGATGTCAAATACCTCCAGACTACCAAAGGTGTGGAAGGTATCATGAGTGCCAAGTTTGAGGACGGTAAAATCATTATAAAGCTGCCTTCCGATGTTCTTTTTGATGCAGGGAATGTTCAGTTGAGCAAAAAAGGGCAGGCTGCTGTTAAAGCCTTGAAGAATTTTTTTATCACGCATCCCGACCAGTACATCAATATCAAAGGGTATACAGATGACACCCAGCCCGGCACTAAAAGCAGGTTGAAAGATAACTGGGAAATATCTTCTTTACGCGCGGTAAACGTTTTGCGTTATCTTATGAAAATGGGAATCAAACCGAATCGGTTGACTGCTACCGGTCTCGGGGAGATGGATCCCCTTGTTCCCAACAATTCGCCGCGCAACCGCCAACGCAACCGGCGGGTGGAGTTTGTTCTGGACAAAATAATGACCGGGCCTTGA
- a CDS encoding PilZ domain-containing protein encodes MDISFDSNSARGAFRTSLPGLALKIEGYPSPYSVKDFSVNGLAFSSGKDTFKVDQQFKVDFVLGKKELLTGLEIKIVRDIGKGLMGCIYVDLDKYQEARLDKLVLEVQKRMIQLRKKKGVS; translated from the coding sequence ATGGATATTTCATTCGATAGCAATTCGGCCAGAGGGGCTTTCAGAACAAGTCTTCCGGGGCTTGCCCTTAAGATTGAGGGGTATCCCTCCCCGTACAGCGTCAAGGATTTCAGTGTAAACGGTCTGGCGTTTTCTTCCGGAAAGGATACCTTTAAAGTTGATCAACAGTTCAAGGTGGATTTTGTCCTTGGTAAGAAGGAACTACTGACCGGATTGGAAATCAAGATTGTACGCGACATCGGTAAAGGGTTGATGGGGTGCATCTACGTTGATCTGGATAAATATCAGGAAGCCCGGCTCGATAAGCTGGTTCTTGAAGTTCAGAAAAGGATGATCCAACTGCGCAAGAAAAAGGGCGTATCCTGA
- a CDS encoding biotin carboxylase N-terminal domain-containing protein: protein MYKGEHKVLIANRGEIAIRIARACLELNQSFVCVYTEADRESGHVRFALENGGEGSLFRISSYRDANEIFSVADRSGATAIHPGYGFFAEDFRFARRVVKREKPLIFIGPSWRVIQELGDKINTKRLARSLGVPTVPGSDRPIYDELEAVELADSLFAFQREQGFQAPAIMVKASAGGGGMGIEEVNDPDEFRSVYRRIRNYAKRQFNDEGVLIEQRIYGFNHLEVQVVCEKSGEKHVHFGTRNCSVQSSGNQKRIEVAPGFAPNEIHYIFDAAGVLESITEHSLSMARAVNYDNVGTWEWIVTPRGEPFLMEVNTRIQVENGVSSAISAIKGEHGVDIVREQVRLGLGEYINYSQVDVELSGVAIEYRIIAENPDNDFAPWVGRIEEFCWQEQDWLEVYTQVPTDRAYEIPTEFDPNLALAIVCGKNLEQAQKRGIDFLNGLTLQGHDRLGRKLESNISYLTDKTSGLLEF, encoded by the coding sequence GTGTACAAAGGTGAGCATAAAGTCCTTATCGCCAACCGCGGCGAGATTGCCATCAGGATAGCCCGAGCCTGTCTGGAGCTTAACCAGAGTTTTGTCTGCGTCTATACTGAGGCGGACAGAGAAAGCGGACATGTCCGTTTTGCGCTGGAAAACGGTGGCGAGGGCAGTCTTTTCAGGATCAGTTCCTATCGGGATGCCAATGAGATTTTCAGCGTTGCGGACCGGAGCGGGGCTACTGCCATCCATCCGGGTTACGGTTTTTTTGCTGAAGATTTCAGGTTTGCACGCCGGGTGGTCAAGCGGGAAAAACCGTTGATTTTTATCGGGCCGTCGTGGCGGGTGATTCAGGAACTGGGTGACAAGATAAACACAAAACGTCTTGCGCGCAGTCTTGGAGTACCAACTGTTCCGGGATCTGACCGCCCCATTTACGATGAACTTGAGGCAGTCGAACTTGCCGACAGCCTTTTTGCCTTTCAAAGGGAACAAGGATTTCAAGCCCCGGCCATTATGGTCAAGGCTTCTGCCGGGGGCGGGGGAATGGGCATTGAAGAAGTCAACGATCCTGACGAATTTCGTTCCGTATATCGGCGTATCCGCAATTACGCCAAGCGCCAGTTCAATGATGAAGGTGTACTCATTGAACAGCGTATTTATGGCTTCAACCATCTTGAAGTTCAGGTTGTCTGCGAAAAGAGTGGTGAAAAACACGTCCATTTCGGGACCCGCAATTGTTCAGTGCAGAGCAGCGGCAATCAGAAGCGGATTGAGGTTGCACCCGGTTTTGCGCCGAATGAAATCCACTATATTTTTGATGCTGCCGGGGTGCTGGAGAGCATAACCGAGCATTCCCTGTCCATGGCCCGGGCTGTTAACTATGATAATGTGGGCACATGGGAATGGATTGTCACTCCGCGCGGAGAACCTTTTCTTATGGAGGTCAACACCCGTATTCAGGTTGAAAACGGGGTCTCTTCCGCCATCTCGGCCATCAAAGGGGAACATGGCGTAGATATCGTGCGTGAGCAGGTCCGGCTGGGGCTCGGCGAATATATCAACTACAGTCAGGTGGATGTAGAGCTCTCTGGTGTCGCTATTGAGTACCGCATTATTGCCGAGAATCCCGATAACGATTTTGCTCCGTGGGTAGGCAGGATTGAAGAATTCTGCTGGCAGGAACAGGATTGGCTGGAAGTCTATACACAGGTTCCCACTGACCGGGCCTATGAGATTCCCACTGAATTCGACCCTAACCTTGCTTTGGCAATTGTGTGCGGGAAAAATCTGGAACAGGCCCAAAAGCGGGGAATTGATTTCCTGAACGGGCTGACTCTGCAGGGCCATGACCGGTTGGGCAGAAAACTTGAGTCCAATATTTCCTATTTGACTGATAAGACTTCCGGGTTGCTGGAATTTTAG
- a CDS encoding carboxyl transferase domain-containing protein, whose product MNIDKRIDALAERLKYIKDIFGNLENANINMLSSELAEFSGLRGAISDNDSLSRLARLEDLFSFLESKLEKELTPMDRVRIVRHPQRICLTDILENVYDNYTELGGLGEFSIDPSMLIAQAYITRRVGQKVVHQPVMVIGQEKGHGQEFRNGGSVKPWGNAKALHYMKVAQAEGIPIHTYIFTPGSYPVEDYPGAAQQIAKNIYEMGRIDVPIISIISEGGSGGAEAIGFADRRLMLSHGYYSVISPEGAAAIEANLRDGKRVDDSLIANCARKLCITAEDNLRMGYIDRILQEPHLGAKPASYDFFRNLRSEVIRATNEVCVSVKGLKLFRAMALKQKGPEEGEDVFMRWALSQRARARLVEKRYEKFRHLSTSAYMDQRSMFLRIGAAVQGMAWATKSLFVYNLVGRSVRAAKLGMEEIQAEAHLVKERTSKMLKAKSENGSSVKISDDVRDKLLCLSTSDQSPCFEEGRWKYSSPKCKEDRTFTCPNSSFEGCLDLWAPDLFGDFAGVCSNCGHHFPMEYQWYLYNVFNYAEGFEFNSGIESANPLNYEGFDLKLDEARKKTGLRSSCITFETRMDGINSVIICLAAPFRGGSVGAAEGEKIIRAAERAQRKQLPLIFYAHGTAGIRIQEGTNGVLQMPRCTMALRRYVDAGGLYLVIYDTNSYGGSVASFLGCSPYQFGVRSSRIGFAGPRVITETTGVPVPPDYHNAWNALARGHIQGIWDRREMGRNIGQALMTMGGRNLYYR is encoded by the coding sequence ATGAATATTGATAAGCGCATAGATGCTCTTGCGGAGCGGCTTAAATACATCAAAGATATTTTCGGTAATCTGGAGAATGCCAATATCAATATGCTCAGCTCCGAGCTGGCCGAATTCAGCGGTTTGAGAGGAGCCATTTCCGACAATGATTCCCTGAGCCGGCTTGCCCGTCTTGAAGACCTGTTTTCCTTCCTTGAGTCCAAACTTGAAAAAGAACTTACTCCCATGGACCGGGTGCGCATTGTGCGACATCCGCAGCGTATCTGCCTGACCGATATTCTGGAAAATGTATACGATAACTATACCGAGTTGGGCGGACTGGGTGAATTCAGCATCGACCCTTCCATGCTCATTGCCCAGGCCTATATCACCAGAAGGGTGGGGCAGAAGGTGGTCCACCAGCCGGTAATGGTCATCGGGCAGGAAAAAGGGCATGGGCAGGAGTTTCGCAACGGCGGCTCAGTCAAGCCGTGGGGTAACGCCAAGGCCCTGCACTACATGAAGGTAGCGCAGGCCGAAGGAATTCCCATCCATACCTACATATTCACTCCCGGTTCGTATCCGGTTGAAGATTATCCCGGCGCTGCCCAGCAGATAGCCAAGAATATTTATGAGATGGGCAGAATTGATGTGCCTATTATTTCCATTATTTCTGAGGGCGGTTCCGGAGGAGCCGAGGCCATCGGATTTGCCGACCGCAGGCTAATGCTTTCCCACGGTTACTACTCGGTTATTTCCCCGGAGGGGGCGGCTGCTATTGAAGCCAATCTGCGTGACGGTAAACGGGTTGATGATTCCCTGATAGCAAATTGCGCGCGTAAACTCTGCATCACTGCTGAAGATAACCTTCGCATGGGCTACATTGACCGGATTCTTCAGGAGCCGCATCTCGGGGCCAAGCCGGCCAGCTATGATTTTTTTCGCAACCTGCGTTCCGAAGTTATCCGGGCCACCAACGAAGTCTGCGTTTCCGTGAAGGGTCTTAAGCTTTTCCGGGCCATGGCCCTTAAGCAGAAAGGTCCGGAAGAGGGCGAGGATGTTTTCATGCGCTGGGCCTTAAGTCAACGTGCAAGGGCGCGGCTGGTTGAGAAACGGTATGAGAAGTTTCGTCATCTTTCCACTTCCGCCTACATGGATCAGCGCTCCATGTTCCTCCGGATTGGAGCAGCAGTGCAGGGTATGGCCTGGGCCACCAAGTCGCTCTTTGTCTACAATTTAGTGGGACGCTCCGTGCGTGCGGCCAAGCTGGGCATGGAAGAGATTCAGGCCGAGGCCCATCTGGTCAAGGAACGCACTTCCAAGATGCTCAAGGCAAAGTCGGAAAATGGTTCATCGGTTAAAATTTCTGATGATGTGCGCGATAAACTGCTTTGCCTGTCCACCTCGGACCAGTCTCCCTGTTTTGAGGAAGGGCGCTGGAAGTACAGCAGTCCCAAGTGCAAAGAAGACCGTACATTCACCTGTCCAAATTCCTCTTTCGAGGGGTGTTTAGACCTTTGGGCTCCTGATCTTTTCGGCGATTTTGCCGGAGTGTGCAGTAATTGCGGACATCATTTCCCCATGGAATATCAATGGTATCTGTACAATGTTTTCAACTATGCCGAAGGGTTTGAATTCAACTCCGGTATAGAATCCGCCAATCCGCTCAATTATGAAGGCTTTGATCTCAAGCTGGATGAAGCCCGCAAGAAGACCGGGTTGCGTTCATCATGCATTACTTTTGAGACCCGCATGGACGGCATTAATTCCGTGATCATCTGCCTTGCGGCTCCGTTCAGGGGCGGTTCCGTGGGAGCTGCCGAGGGTGAAAAGATCATCCGGGCTGCGGAAAGGGCGCAGCGCAAGCAGTTGCCGTTGATTTTCTACGCTCATGGAACAGCCGGTATACGTATTCAGGAAGGGACAAACGGGGTACTTCAGATGCCCCGGTGCACTATGGCCCTGCGGCGCTACGTAGATGCCGGGGGACTGTATCTGGTTATTTATGATACCAACTCCTATGGCGGCTCCGTGGCCAGCTTTCTTGGTTGTTCCCCCTATCAGTTCGGCGTGCGCTCTTCGCGGATCGGGTTTGCCGGGCCACGAGTAATCACCGAGACTACAGGCGTTCCTGTTCCACCGGACTATCACAATGCGTGGAATGCCCTGGCCAGAGGGCATATTCAAGGCATATGGGACCGTCGGGAGATGGGCCGCAATATCGGGCAGGCTCTAATGACCATGGGGGGCCGGAATCTGTATTATAGGTAA
- a CDS encoding biotin attachment protein — protein MLNIKELLEEIKASPYEEIEISVPHTGTVEFTGLKVGDKVKGPTGEWKEKPGTVLAKLTRERNTKYITAPEKGEIVSIREDLEDRFVEAGEVLIKIRHFLSKEEVIQLILKKALFLFNAPEKAKYYFTPEVDTKIKGSGERTVKVTEGMDLFIVSRMKRETPLNYSGPEGLIYSVYFNNGDNVDAAQPLIGICPADQLKQIQEVVNRVQSEWEEVD, from the coding sequence ATGCTTAATATCAAGGAACTGCTTGAAGAGATCAAGGCTTCCCCTTACGAAGAAATCGAAATCTCCGTTCCCCATACCGGAACTGTGGAGTTTACCGGCCTTAAAGTAGGTGATAAAGTAAAAGGACCCACCGGTGAGTGGAAGGAAAAGCCCGGAACCGTGCTGGCTAAACTGACCCGTGAGCGCAATACCAAGTATATTACTGCTCCTGAGAAAGGCGAGATAGTTTCTATCCGTGAAGATCTGGAGGACCGTTTTGTTGAAGCCGGTGAAGTACTGATAAAAATCCGCCATTTTCTTTCCAAGGAAGAGGTTATTCAGCTCATTCTTAAGAAAGCGCTTTTCCTGTTCAACGCTCCGGAAAAGGCAAAATACTACTTTACCCCTGAAGTAGATACCAAGATCAAAGGTTCAGGTGAGCGCACAGTTAAAGTTACAGAAGGTATGGATTTGTTCATTGTATCACGCATGAAAAGGGAAACTCCGCTCAACTACAGCGGTCCCGAAGGGCTTATCTATTCCGTTTATTTTAATAACGGTGATAATGTGGATGCAGCCCAGCCGCTGATCGGAATCTGCCCAGCCGACCAGCTCAAGCAGATTCAGGAAGTTGTGAACCGCGTGCAGAGTGAATGGGAAGAGGTTGATTAA
- a CDS encoding single-stranded DNA-binding protein, which yields MAGSMNKVILVGRIGQDPKLSYTTSGQAFANLSVATDEGYKDRNTGQRVDKTEWHRVTAWRHTAEFVGKYLSKGSLVLVEGKLQTRKWQDQNGQDRYTTEIVANNIQGLEGRQNAGGYQGQQQGGYQQQPQGGGQYNNQQQGGGYQGQPQQQYNNQPQQQGGGFPDDEDLGPAFPSEASGMDEVPF from the coding sequence ATGGCTGGAAGCATGAATAAAGTAATTTTGGTAGGACGTATCGGGCAGGACCCGAAACTTTCATACACAACATCCGGTCAGGCCTTTGCCAACCTTTCTGTAGCCACCGATGAAGGCTACAAGGACCGTAATACAGGGCAGCGGGTTGATAAGACCGAATGGCATCGTGTTACCGCTTGGAGACACACTGCCGAATTTGTGGGCAAGTATCTTTCCAAAGGCAGCCTTGTCCTGGTCGAGGGTAAATTGCAGACCCGTAAGTGGCAGGACCAGAACGGTCAGGACCGCTACACCACTGAGATTGTCGCCAATAACATTCAGGGTCTGGAAGGCCGCCAGAATGCAGGCGGCTATCAGGGCCAGCAGCAGGGCGGATACCAGCAGCAACCTCAAGGCGGCGGGCAGTACAATAACCAGCAGCAGGGTGGCGGCTATCAGGGTCAGCCTCAGCAGCAGTACAATAATCAGCCGCAACAGCAGGGTGGCGGTTTTCCGGATGATGAAGACCTCGGTCCCGCGTTCCCTTCCGAAGCAAGCGGAATGGATGAAGTGCCGTTCTAA